The following are encoded in a window of Kaistia algarum genomic DNA:
- a CDS encoding ActS/PrrB/RegB family redox-sensitive histidine kinase encodes MPTQRPNAPRLKLDTLVRLRWMAVAGQTVAVVLVSFWFGFAMPIGLCLAAIALSAWLNLFLKVRYPSSLRLRGQTAVLLLAYDLLQLSALLYLTGGLQNPFSILILVPVMVSATALSPHLTVSLGCLAIAAVSVLALWHLPLPWHAAEPIVLPMLYISGVWMALVSAVLFMGVYAFRVAEESRQLADALAATELVLAREQHLSALDGLAAAAAHELGTPLATIALVSKELERELPKDSPYAEDVALLRSQSQRCRDILGKLTSLSTQTDKMLDRFPISHLLAEVTEPHQGAGVEIDVDLSGSGPEPVGRRNPAVLYGVGNLLENAVDFANSKVEIVAKWDETSVSLVIADDGPGFAPDVIDHIGEPYVTTRSRNDDAGEDHEAGGLGLGFFIAKTLLERSQARVELSNRAAPAHGAVVRILWPREAMDRNRDDSPGQPGYLDAPHKARSEPSKPPAPAIFRT; translated from the coding sequence ATGCCGACACAGCGCCCGAATGCGCCGCGTCTGAAGCTCGACACGCTTGTGCGCCTGCGCTGGATGGCCGTTGCGGGCCAGACAGTCGCCGTGGTGCTGGTCAGCTTCTGGTTTGGCTTCGCGATGCCGATCGGACTCTGTCTTGCCGCCATTGCGCTTTCGGCCTGGCTGAACCTCTTCCTCAAGGTGCGGTATCCCTCGTCCCTGCGCCTGCGCGGCCAGACGGCCGTTCTTTTGCTCGCCTATGATCTGCTGCAGCTCTCGGCGCTTCTCTATCTGACCGGCGGGTTGCAGAATCCGTTCTCGATCCTGATCCTCGTCCCGGTCATGGTTTCGGCGACGGCGCTCTCGCCGCATCTGACCGTATCGCTCGGCTGCCTCGCCATTGCCGCTGTATCCGTCCTCGCCCTTTGGCACCTGCCACTGCCCTGGCATGCCGCGGAGCCGATCGTGCTGCCGATGCTCTACATATCGGGCGTGTGGATGGCGCTGGTCTCGGCGGTATTGTTCATGGGGGTCTATGCCTTCCGCGTCGCGGAGGAATCGCGCCAGCTCGCCGATGCTCTGGCGGCGACCGAACTCGTTCTCGCCCGCGAGCAGCATCTCTCCGCGCTCGACGGGCTGGCCGCCGCTGCCGCCCACGAACTGGGAACGCCGCTCGCCACCATTGCCCTCGTCTCCAAGGAACTGGAGCGCGAACTACCGAAGGACAGTCCCTATGCCGAGGATGTTGCGCTGTTGCGAAGCCAGTCGCAGCGCTGCCGCGACATTCTGGGCAAGCTGACCTCGCTTTCGACACAGACCGACAAGATGCTCGATCGCTTCCCGATCAGCCATCTGCTCGCCGAGGTCACGGAGCCGCACCAGGGCGCCGGGGTGGAAATCGATGTCGATCTTTCGGGCTCCGGTCCGGAGCCGGTAGGGCGTCGCAATCCGGCCGTTCTCTACGGTGTCGGAAATCTGCTGGAGAATGCCGTCGATTTCGCCAATTCCAAGGTCGAGATCGTGGCGAAATGGGACGAGACAAGCGTTTCGCTCGTTATCGCGGATGACGGCCCCGGCTTTGCGCCTGACGTCATCGATCACATTGGCGAGCCCTATGTGACGACGCGCAGCCGCAATGACGATGCCGGCGAGGATCACGAGGCCGGCGGCCTCGGCCTCGGCTTCTTCATCGCGAAAACGCTTCTTGAGCGCTCGCAGGCGCGGGTGGAGCTCTCGAACCGGGCGGCGCCCGCACATGGCGCCGTGGTTCGCATCCTCTGGCCGCGTGAAGCCATGGATCGAAACCGGGATGATTCTCCCGGACAACCGGGCTATCTTGATGCTCCCCATAAAGCCAGGAGCGAACCGTCGAAGCCGCCGGCACCCGCCATTTTTCGAACTTGA
- the uxuA gene encoding mannonate dehydratase, with the protein MEQCWRWFGPEDAVTLDHVKQAGATGIVTALHHIYDGRAWTLDDVLARKAIIEAAGLRWSVCESIPVPSEIKLRNGAYREKIDAWKGSLVSLAQGGIDTICYNFMPVVDWTRTNLMWKRPTGGYALRFDMVDFVTYDVHILKRPNAAASYSDDLLKAASTRAASISTDEEDRLEKNIIAGLPGGEDSFTREGIARQIARFDGLGHAEMQEHLIEFVKEIAPLAEELGVRLGIHADDPPFSLFGLPRVVSTAADARHLLSTVDIPANGLTLCAGSYGARPDNDLPAMAEEFGPRVHFVHLRNVTREADGSFFEDDHLAGGTNMVDLIVALTREERRRKAEGRTDTAIPMRPDHGHLLVDDIDKVEKGMRVNPGYSCIGRLKGLAELRGVMQAVEQLVPA; encoded by the coding sequence ATGGAGCAGTGCTGGCGCTGGTTTGGCCCGGAAGACGCGGTCACGCTGGATCATGTGAAGCAGGCGGGGGCGACGGGTATCGTCACGGCGCTGCATCACATCTATGACGGCCGGGCCTGGACCCTCGACGACGTGCTGGCGAGGAAGGCGATCATCGAGGCTGCCGGCCTCCGTTGGAGCGTCTGCGAATCAATCCCCGTTCCCTCCGAGATCAAGCTCCGAAACGGCGCCTATCGCGAAAAGATCGACGCCTGGAAGGGCAGCCTCGTCAGCCTGGCGCAAGGTGGCATCGACACGATCTGCTACAATTTCATGCCTGTCGTCGACTGGACGCGTACCAATCTGATGTGGAAGCGCCCCACGGGCGGCTATGCGCTGCGCTTCGACATGGTCGATTTCGTCACCTATGACGTCCACATCCTGAAGCGTCCGAACGCTGCCGCGTCCTATTCCGACGATCTGCTGAAGGCGGCCAGCACCCGCGCCGCCTCGATCAGCACCGATGAAGAGGACCGCCTGGAGAAGAACATCATCGCCGGCCTACCGGGCGGCGAGGATTCCTTCACTCGCGAGGGCATCGCCCGCCAGATCGCCCGCTTCGACGGGCTCGGTCACGCCGAGATGCAGGAGCATCTGATCGAGTTCGTGAAGGAAATCGCGCCGCTCGCCGAAGAACTCGGCGTTCGCCTCGGCATCCATGCCGACGATCCGCCCTTCTCGCTGTTCGGCCTGCCGCGCGTCGTCTCTACCGCCGCGGATGCCCGCCACCTGCTCTCAACGGTCGATATTCCCGCCAACGGCCTGACGCTCTGCGCCGGTTCCTATGGCGCGCGTCCCGACAACGACCTGCCGGCCATGGCCGAGGAATTCGGCCCGCGCGTCCATTTTGTGCATCTGCGCAATGTGACGCGCGAGGCCGATGGGTCCTTCTTCGAGGACGATCACCTCGCCGGCGGCACCAACATGGTCGACCTGATCGTCGCGCTGACCCGCGAGGAACGGCGTCGCAAGGCCGAGGGCCGCACCGACACGGCGATCCCGATGCGCCCCGACCACGGTCATCTCCTCGTCGACGACATCGACAAGGTCGAGAAGGGCATGCGCGTCAATCCGGGCTATTCCTGCATCGGCCGCCTCAAGGGCCTCGCGGAACTGCGCGGCGTCATGCAGGCGGTGGAGCAACTGGTTCCGGCGTGA
- a CDS encoding MmcB family DNA repair protein gives MLYPNPSALPRDGRQSDTALALQRGVGRLFRSRGYAVVSELVLATGRRADIVALGPGGEIVIVEIKSSIEDFRADTKWFDYGPFCDRLYFASHGGVPAAIFPEEAGLILADGYGAEILREAPVCVLPAARRKAVTIRFGQAAAHRLHRLFDPEAGFSEI, from the coding sequence ATGCTTTACCCCAATCCCAGTGCCCTCCCCCGCGACGGCCGGCAATCCGATACCGCCCTCGCCTTGCAGCGCGGGGTCGGCCGCCTGTTCCGCAGCCGCGGCTATGCGGTGGTGAGCGAACTCGTTCTGGCCACCGGCCGGCGAGCGGACATTGTGGCGCTTGGGCCGGGCGGCGAGATCGTGATCGTCGAGATCAAGTCGTCGATCGAGGATTTCCGCGCCGATACCAAATGGTTCGACTATGGGCCGTTTTGCGACCGGCTTTACTTCGCCAGCCATGGCGGCGTGCCTGCCGCGATCTTCCCCGAAGAAGCGGGCCTTATTCTCGCCGATGGCTACGGCGCCGAGATCCTCAGGGAGGCGCCGGTCTGCGTGCTCCCGGCGGCGCGGCGCAAAGCCGTGACCATCCGTTTCGGACAGGCCGCGGCGCACCGGCTACATCGGCTGTTCGACCCGGAAGCCGGCTTCTCCGAGATCTGA
- the phaZ gene encoding polyhydroxyalkanoate depolymerase: MGPLSYYQLYELQHAALSPMRAAADAMKLALRNPFNPFGQTALGKNWSAGLEVFERITRRYGKPSFDLPTTLVSGTRVAVTEKVVWERPFCRLIHFERALERPRKDPKLLIVAPMSGHYATLLRGTVEAMLPRHEVYITDWVDARAVPLSDGHFDLDDYIDYLIEIQHALGGDVHIVAVCQPAVPVLAAVAVMESRGESDLPRTMTLMGGPIDTRVNPTKVNKMAEGKAIDWFREKTIMQVPFPHQGFMREVYPGFLQLSGFMGMNLDRHVSAHKKFFQHLVEGDGDSQTKHTEFYDEYLSVMDLTAEFYLQTVDTVFIRHALPKGEMMHRDLLVDLTAIRNVALLTVEGENDDISGVGQTEAAQHLCINIPADMRAHYMQPKVGHYGVFNGSRFRAEVAPRIADFVLTHNRPRVASEPPLAKIEPEIVAPAEPSAPIESAMPTVSAEPAATKVPAKRPSRKAKAERLDAILLSAPDGVADDLKQISGVGPKLETTLNAIGIFHFWQLAALTAAQLTELDSRLAFKGRAARDKWVGQAATLAGESLAVN, from the coding sequence ATGGGTCCCCTGTCCTATTATCAGCTCTACGAACTCCAGCATGCCGCGTTGTCGCCGATGCGAGCGGCGGCGGACGCGATGAAGCTGGCGCTGCGCAATCCGTTCAATCCGTTCGGGCAGACCGCACTCGGCAAGAACTGGTCGGCCGGCCTCGAAGTCTTCGAGCGCATCACGCGCCGCTACGGCAAGCCGAGCTTCGATCTCCCGACGACTTTGGTCAGCGGAACGCGTGTCGCCGTCACCGAGAAGGTCGTGTGGGAACGGCCCTTCTGCCGGCTGATCCATTTCGAGCGCGCTCTCGAGCGGCCGCGCAAGGACCCCAAGCTACTGATCGTCGCGCCGATGTCGGGGCACTATGCAACACTCCTGCGCGGGACAGTCGAGGCGATGCTGCCGAGGCATGAGGTCTATATCACCGACTGGGTTGATGCTCGGGCTGTTCCACTTTCCGACGGTCATTTCGATCTCGACGATTACATCGATTATCTCATCGAGATACAGCACGCCCTCGGCGGCGACGTTCACATCGTAGCGGTCTGCCAGCCGGCCGTGCCCGTCCTGGCCGCCGTTGCCGTGATGGAGTCGCGGGGCGAGAGTGACCTGCCACGCACCATGACGCTGATGGGCGGGCCGATCGATACGCGGGTCAACCCGACCAAGGTCAACAAGATGGCCGAGGGCAAGGCGATCGACTGGTTCCGCGAAAAGACCATCATGCAAGTGCCGTTCCCGCATCAGGGGTTCATGCGCGAGGTCTATCCCGGATTCCTGCAGCTTTCCGGCTTCATGGGCATGAATCTCGATCGTCACGTCTCGGCGCACAAGAAATTTTTCCAGCACCTCGTCGAAGGCGATGGCGATTCGCAGACGAAACACACCGAATTCTACGACGAATATCTTTCGGTGATGGATTTGACGGCGGAATTCTACTTGCAGACGGTCGATACCGTCTTCATTCGTCATGCCCTACCGAAGGGCGAGATGATGCATCGCGATCTGCTAGTCGACCTGACGGCCATCCGCAACGTCGCGCTCCTCACGGTCGAGGGTGAGAACGACGACATTTCCGGCGTCGGCCAGACCGAGGCGGCACAACATCTGTGCATCAATATTCCAGCCGACATGCGGGCGCATTACATGCAGCCCAAGGTCGGACATTACGGCGTCTTCAACGGATCGCGCTTCCGTGCCGAGGTAGCGCCGCGCATCGCCGACTTCGTGCTGACGCATAATCGCCCGCGCGTGGCCAGCGAGCCGCCCTTGGCGAAGATCGAGCCGGAGATCGTTGCGCCGGCCGAGCCGTCGGCACCCATCGAGTCAGCCATGCCGACGGTATCCGCCGAGCCGGCGGCGACCAAGGTCCCGGCGAAGCGCCCCTCGCGCAAGGCAAAGGCGGAGAGGCTCGACGCAATCCTGCTCTCGGCGCCGGACGGCGTTGCCGACGATCTGAAGCAGATTTCGGGCGTCGGTCCGAAGCTCGAGACGACGCTGAACGCAATCGGCATCTTCCATTTCTGGCAGCTCGCCGCCCTGACAGCCGCGCAATTGACGGAACTCGACTCGCGCCTTGCCTTCAAGGGCCGGGCCGCGCGCGACAAATGGGTGGGGCAGGCAGCGACGCTGGCCGGCGAGAGCCTCGCCGTCAACTGA
- a CDS encoding cyclic nucleotide-binding domain-containing protein: MALEILFHVGNAITLIAFLFRDQIQLRALMVLSMALQALYYTWLPGGPLFDPLLWKLLTIALNLVMIVIIIRDRFGYDIEADLRPLHEAIHVLSPGQFRRLIKIAVRVTGPKPILVRGTRPQELFYLVKGSADIAKDGRHLTVGAGVFLGEIAFLSGGEATADVTLSAEAEALAWPVADLKSLMSKIADIDIGIRGVLSHDLAAKTARSHLPVPEAAG, from the coding sequence ATGGCCCTCGAAATCCTGTTCCATGTCGGCAATGCGATCACGCTCATTGCCTTCCTCTTCCGCGACCAGATCCAGCTTCGGGCGCTAATGGTGCTGAGCATGGCACTGCAGGCGCTTTATTATACGTGGCTGCCGGGCGGGCCCTTGTTCGATCCGCTGCTCTGGAAGCTGCTGACCATCGCCCTCAACCTCGTGATGATCGTCATCATCATCCGCGATCGCTTCGGCTACGACATCGAAGCGGATCTCAGGCCGCTCCATGAGGCGATCCATGTGCTGAGCCCCGGCCAGTTCCGCCGCCTGATCAAGATCGCAGTGCGAGTCACGGGACCGAAGCCGATCCTGGTACGTGGAACCCGGCCGCAGGAGCTGTTCTATCTCGTCAAGGGAAGCGCCGACATCGCCAAGGACGGCAGGCACCTGACGGTGGGAGCCGGCGTCTTTCTGGGCGAGATCGCTTTCCTGTCTGGCGGGGAAGCAACCGCCGACGTCACCCTCAGCGCCGAGGCCGAGGCGCTGGCCTGGCCTGTTGCCGATCTCAAGTCGTTGATGTCCAAGATAGCTGACATCGATATCGGCATACGCGGCGTCCTCAGCCACGATCTCGCCGCCAAGACGGCGAGAAGCCATCTCCCCGTGCCGGAAGCCGCCGGCTGA
- a CDS encoding phosphotransferase family protein translates to MTDLDPALEDWLVREGLAPDRASVRAEPLTGGVASDIWRVEAGGRRFAVKRALAKLKVARDWRAPVSRNANEVEWLRTASAIVPDAVPKILAHDTEVGAFAMDYLDPDDHPVWKAELRAGRADPTFAAKVGTTLAAIHGGTAGRADEAGRFGSNETFSALRLDPYLNAAAEAHPDLAPALHALVAQTLASRKALVHGDISPKNILVGPQGPVLLDAECAWYGDPAFDIAFCLNHMLLKCLWVPAARENFLASYDGLAAAYLGAVRWESVDSLEARAARLLPGLFLARVDGKSPVEYVTEESDREKVRRTARRLLMNPPTRLSAIRTIWNTELTA, encoded by the coding sequence GTGACGGATCTGGATCCGGCGCTGGAGGATTGGCTGGTCCGGGAGGGCCTCGCGCCGGATCGCGCCTCGGTCCGCGCCGAGCCGCTGACCGGCGGTGTCGCTTCCGATATCTGGCGCGTCGAGGCCGGCGGCCGGCGTTTCGCCGTCAAGCGGGCGCTCGCCAAGCTGAAGGTAGCGCGCGACTGGCGGGCGCCGGTGTCGCGCAACGCCAATGAGGTCGAATGGCTGCGAACGGCCAGCGCGATCGTCCCGGATGCCGTGCCGAAAATCCTCGCCCATGATACCGAGGTCGGCGCCTTCGCCATGGACTATCTCGATCCGGACGATCATCCGGTTTGGAAGGCCGAGCTTAGAGCTGGCCGGGCCGACCCCACTTTCGCCGCGAAGGTCGGGACAACGCTTGCCGCGATCCATGGCGGCACGGCTGGAAGAGCGGACGAGGCGGGCCGGTTCGGTTCGAACGAGACCTTCAGCGCGCTGCGGCTCGATCCCTATCTGAACGCCGCCGCCGAGGCCCACCCCGATCTCGCCCCGGCGCTGCATGCCCTGGTGGCGCAGACGCTGGCAAGCCGCAAGGCTCTAGTCCATGGCGACATCTCGCCCAAGAACATACTGGTTGGCCCACAGGGGCCGGTGCTGCTCGACGCCGAGTGCGCCTGGTATGGCGACCCGGCCTTCGACATCGCCTTCTGCCTCAATCACATGCTGCTGAAGTGTCTCTGGGTCCCGGCAGCGCGCGAGAACTTCCTCGCCAGCTATGATGGGCTCGCCGCCGCCTATCTCGGCGCCGTCCGCTGGGAGAGTGTCGACTCGCTCGAAGCACGCGCCGCGCGGCTGCTGCCCGGGCTCTTTCTCGCCCGCGTCGACGGCAAATCGCCTGTCGAATATGTGACCGAGGAATCGGACCGGGAGAAGGTCCGGCGGACGGCGCGCCGTCTTCTCATGAACCCGCCGACGCGCCTTTCGGCGATCCGCACGATCTGGAACACGGAACTCACCGCATGA
- a CDS encoding ActR/PrrA/RegA family redox response regulator transcription factor: protein MTDIEAAGLSGADTSLIIVDDDKAFLQRLARAMESRGFIVDTADSVAEGMRKVDHNPPAFAVVDMRLEDGNGLDVIELIRRRRPESRMVVLTGYGNIATAVTAVKLGAVDYLAKPADADEVFLALTRDPTEKATPPDNPMSADRVRWEHIQRVYELCERNVSETARRLNMHRRTLQRILAKRAPR from the coding sequence ATGACGGACATAGAAGCTGCCGGCCTGTCCGGTGCCGATACCTCTCTCATTATCGTCGATGACGACAAGGCTTTTTTGCAACGTCTTGCCCGCGCCATGGAATCGCGTGGTTTCATCGTCGATACGGCCGACAGCGTCGCGGAGGGCATGCGGAAAGTCGACCATAATCCGCCAGCCTTCGCCGTCGTCGATATGCGTCTCGAAGATGGCAATGGGCTCGACGTTATCGAATTGATCCGCCGCCGCCGGCCGGAATCGCGCATGGTTGTCCTCACCGGCTATGGCAATATCGCGACGGCGGTCACGGCGGTGAAGCTCGGCGCCGTCGATTATCTGGCGAAGCCCGCCGACGCGGACGAAGTGTTCCTCGCGCTCACCCGCGATCCGACCGAGAAAGCGACGCCGCCGGACAATCCGATGTCGGCCGATCGCGTCCGCTGGGAGCACATCCAGAGGGTCTACGAGCTTTGCGAGCGGAACGTCTCGGAAACAGCGCGCCGGCTCAACATGCACCGCCGCACGCTGCAACGAATCCTGGCGAAGCGCGCACCGCGCTGA
- a CDS encoding SDR family NAD(P)-dependent oxidoreductase produces MVDTTRFAGRGAIITGGASGIGLRTAERIVSEGGTVCLWDVDAARIGAAKEKLGPNAHGVALDISQPEAVEAAAAEAEGHLGKIDILICSAGVAGKNALVVDYPIEEWQRVFAINVHGLFYCNRFVAPYLKKNGYGRIVNVASIAGKEGNPTASAYSAAKAAVIGLTKSLGKELAKDNITVNAITPATVDTPILAQVSQAHIDYMLSKIPMGRFGTVDEIASIITWLASPECSFTTGAVFDVSGGRATY; encoded by the coding sequence ATGGTGGATACGACTAGGTTTGCAGGGCGAGGAGCCATCATCACGGGCGGTGCTTCGGGCATTGGTCTGCGGACGGCGGAGCGCATCGTCTCCGAGGGGGGAACAGTCTGTCTCTGGGATGTGGACGCTGCCCGCATCGGTGCCGCCAAGGAAAAGCTCGGCCCGAACGCCCATGGCGTTGCGCTCGACATCTCCCAGCCCGAGGCCGTCGAAGCCGCCGCGGCAGAGGCCGAGGGCCATCTCGGTAAGATCGACATCCTCATCTGCTCGGCTGGCGTCGCCGGCAAGAACGCCCTGGTCGTCGACTATCCGATCGAGGAATGGCAGCGCGTCTTCGCCATCAATGTCCACGGCCTCTTCTACTGCAACCGTTTTGTCGCGCCCTATCTGAAGAAGAACGGCTATGGGCGCATCGTCAACGTCGCCTCGATCGCCGGCAAGGAAGGCAACCCAACGGCTTCCGCCTATTCGGCGGCCAAGGCGGCCGTGATCGGCCTTACCAAATCGCTCGGCAAGGAACTCGCCAAGGACAACATCACGGTCAACGCGATCACGCCCGCCACGGTCGACACCCCTATCCTCGCCCAGGTCAGCCAGGCCCATATCGACTACATGCTGTCGAAGATCCCGATGGGGCGCTTCGGTACGGTCGACGAGATCGCCTCGATCATCACCTGGCTCGCCAGCCCCGAATGCTCGTTCACGACCGGCGCGGTGTTTGATGTTTCGGGTGGCCGCGCGACATATTGA
- the ribB gene encoding 3,4-dihydroxy-2-butanone-4-phosphate synthase — translation MSLNSVEEAIAAIAAGELVVVVDDTDRENEGDLIMAASKATAEKVAFMIRHTSGILCVPVTGERAEQLHLPPMVANNRDPMRTAFTVTVDYKVGLTTGISAEERANTIQALSNDNCTAADFLRPGHIFPLIARDGGVLIRSGHTEAAIDLARLAGLEPAGVLAEVVNDDGTVKRLPELIEFAREHGLKIVSIEDLIAYRARTESFIKEVDRFETPVGGRTAMAYVYETPFDPLQHLAIVFGDVAEQNDVLVRIHRANPISDLVSRGPDSKSWLETTLRKVGTADRGVFVMIRDPAVVRPDGSVAGDGEEKHLSARQRKERWREVGVGAQILRDLRVRSIRLLTSQERQYVGLQGFGIEITGRVSAE, via the coding sequence ATGTCCTTGAACAGCGTCGAAGAAGCCATTGCCGCGATCGCGGCCGGCGAACTGGTCGTGGTGGTCGATGACACCGATCGCGAGAACGAAGGCGATCTGATCATGGCGGCGTCGAAGGCGACGGCCGAGAAGGTCGCCTTCATGATCCGACACACGAGCGGCATCCTCTGCGTGCCGGTGACGGGCGAGCGCGCCGAGCAGCTGCACCTACCGCCCATGGTCGCCAATAATCGCGATCCGATGCGCACCGCCTTCACCGTTACCGTCGATTACAAGGTCGGCCTGACAACGGGCATTTCGGCGGAGGAGCGGGCGAACACCATCCAGGCGCTCTCCAACGACAATTGCACCGCCGCCGACTTCCTGCGCCCCGGCCACATTTTCCCGCTGATCGCGCGCGACGGCGGCGTGTTGATCCGCTCCGGCCATACTGAAGCGGCGATCGACCTAGCCCGGCTCGCAGGTCTGGAGCCCGCCGGCGTGCTCGCCGAAGTGGTCAATGACGACGGCACGGTGAAGCGGCTACCGGAATTGATCGAGTTCGCCAGGGAGCATGGCCTCAAGATCGTCTCGATCGAGGATCTGATCGCCTATCGGGCGCGGACGGAAAGCTTCATCAAGGAAGTCGACCGGTTCGAGACGCCGGTCGGTGGGCGCACCGCCATGGCCTATGTCTATGAAACGCCGTTCGATCCACTGCAGCATCTCGCTATCGTCTTTGGCGATGTTGCCGAGCAGAACGACGTGCTGGTGCGCATCCACCGCGCCAACCCGATCAGCGATCTTGTGTCGCGCGGGCCGGATTCGAAGAGCTGGCTGGAGACGACGCTCCGGAAGGTCGGGACGGCCGATCGAGGCGTCTTCGTCATGATCCGCGATCCCGCCGTGGTCCGACCCGACGGTTCGGTCGCCGGCGATGGCGAGGAGAAGCATCTCTCGGCCCGGCAGCGCAAGGAGCGCTGGCGCGAAGTCGGCGTCGGCGCGCAGATCCTGCGCGACCTGCGGGTGCGCTCGATCCGCCTGCTGACGTCGCAGGAACGGCAATATGTCGGCCTGCAGGGCTTCGGCATCGAGATCACGGGACGCGTCAGCGCCGAGTAG
- the eno gene encoding phosphopyruvate hydratase, with the protein MTTSEIATVIGRRVWDSRGRPTVEAEIRLASGAIGRAIAPAGASMGSGEAVDLRDGGTAFGGYDLTRAVRSVNGEIAALLKGRDPRDQAGIDAALIALDGTPNKARLGGNAMIATSMALAHAAAAEAGEPLWRYLSGGGAIRIPVPEIQIFGGGAHAARRVDIQDFMVMAPGASSFAQALDWTAEVYRAAGLRMKKAGKLQGVADEGGYWPAFGSNEEALDELVAAIADAGFTPGPDIGISLDVAASEFGRNGRYRLTLDDSELDTEGMIDLLGRWLATYPILSVEDPLAEDDEAGFIEFTRRFGASCQVIGDDFLVTNAARVEKAAQKRSATAVLVKPNQAGTLTETKAALDAGKAAGFGTIVSARSGETEDVTICHLAVGWDAGQFKVGSFSRSERMAKWNEMLRIEESLGAEAVFSGKKALGVSKE; encoded by the coding sequence ATGACGACAAGTGAAATCGCCACCGTGATCGGCCGGCGCGTCTGGGATTCGCGCGGCCGGCCGACCGTCGAGGCCGAGATCCGCCTCGCCTCCGGCGCCATCGGCCGCGCCATCGCGCCGGCCGGCGCTTCGATGGGCAGCGGCGAGGCCGTCGACCTTCGCGATGGCGGAACAGCCTTTGGCGGCTACGACTTGACCCGCGCGGTTCGATCCGTGAATGGCGAGATCGCGGCCCTGCTGAAGGGTCGCGATCCCCGCGACCAGGCCGGCATCGACGCGGCGCTGATCGCGCTCGACGGAACGCCGAACAAGGCCCGGCTCGGTGGCAACGCCATGATCGCCACCTCGATGGCGCTGGCCCATGCGGCAGCGGCAGAGGCCGGGGAGCCGCTCTGGCGCTACCTTTCCGGTGGAGGCGCGATCCGCATCCCCGTGCCGGAAATCCAGATCTTCGGCGGCGGCGCGCATGCGGCACGGCGCGTCGACATCCAAGATTTCATGGTGATGGCGCCGGGAGCCTCGTCCTTCGCCCAGGCGCTCGACTGGACGGCGGAAGTGTATCGCGCCGCCGGGCTCCGGATGAAGAAAGCCGGAAAATTGCAGGGCGTTGCCGACGAGGGCGGCTATTGGCCGGCCTTCGGCTCCAATGAGGAGGCGCTGGACGAACTCGTCGCCGCGATCGCCGACGCCGGTTTCACGCCGGGGCCCGATATCGGAATCTCGCTGGATGTCGCCGCCTCCGAGTTCGGCCGGAACGGCAGGTACCGCCTGACGCTCGATGACAGCGAACTCGACACCGAGGGGATGATCGACCTGCTCGGCCGCTGGCTCGCGACCTATCCGATCCTTTCGGTCGAGGATCCTCTGGCCGAGGATGACGAGGCGGGCTTCATCGAATTCACCCGCCGCTTCGGTGCGAGCTGTCAGGTGATCGGCGACGATTTCCTCGTGACCAATGCTGCCCGCGTCGAGAAAGCGGCGCAGAAGCGCTCCGCCACGGCCGTGCTGGTTAAGCCAAACCAGGCCGGCACGCTGACCGAGACGAAGGCGGCCCTCGACGCCGGCAAGGCGGCCGGCTTCGGCACCATCGTCTCGGCGCGTTCGGGCGAGACGGAGGACGTTACCATCTGCCATCTCGCTGTCGGCTGGGATGCCGGACAGTTCAAGGTCGGTTCGTTCTCGCGCTCCGAACGCATGGCGAAATGGAATGAGATGCTGCGGATCGAGGAATCGCTCGGCGCCGAGGCGGTGTTCTCGGGGAAGAAGGCGCTGGGGGTCTCAAAGGAGTAG
- a CDS encoding DUF1328 domain-containing protein, protein MLNWAILFLIVALVAAVLGFGGIAGTAIGIAKIIFVVAIVLFLISAVMHLMRRA, encoded by the coding sequence ATGCTGAACTGGGCCATTCTGTTTCTGATCGTGGCGCTTGTTGCCGCGGTGCTCGGCTTTGGCGGTATTGCCGGAACGGCGATCGGCATCGCGAAGATCATCTTCGTCGTCGCCATCGTGCTGTTCCTGATCTCTGCCGTCATGCATTTGATGCGCCGCGCCTGA